CATTAGAAATTGAGCCTTCCAGCAAAGCTGCCAGGGAATCTTTAAAGCAATTATAAGTAAGATAAACATTTGGTTGCATGCTTTTATTCACTTAAAAGTCGGAGGGTACTATGGAGAAACAATTTCTAATGGGGTTTTTCATCTTGATGTCATTCAGTTTTGTTTCAGGGCAAGAACAAACTATGGGACTGTTTTTGAATGATTCAAAGTCGTTTAACGGATACACTCTTTTTTCTGCTCTCACATTTACGAGGACTTACTTGCTTAACAATGATGGCTTGTTGGTCAATTCATGGGAGAGTGATTATGTGCCCGGGAATTCCGTGTATCTGCTCGAGAATGGCGATTTGCTTCGCGCCGCCGATCAGGGAGGAAATACGACTTTTATTGCAGGAGGAGACGCCGGCAGAGTGGAGAAATTTGATTGGGAAGGGAATCTTATTTGGGAGTTCGAATATTCCGACAGTTTGGTGCGTGCGCATCATGATATTGAGCCTCTTCCAAATGGCAACGTGCTCATTCTGGCCTGGGAGTTTAAATCCCGCACTGAAGCCACCTCAGCAGGTCGTGATTCCACTTTTGATGGTGTCATGTGGCCGGAACATATTATTGAAGTCGAGCCCCAAGGCCCCACTGGTGCAGTGATTGTCTGGGAATGGCACATTTGGAACCACTTGATTCAGGACTTTGATTCAACTCAAGAAAATTTTGGTGTTGTTGCGGATCACCCGGAATTAATCGATATTAATTTTGCAAATAATGGAACGCCTGACTGGCTGCATGCGAATGCCGTCGATTATAATCCTGAGCTGGATCAGATTATGATTGGCATTCCGAGGCTTCACGAATTGTGGGTGATCGACCATAGCACCACCACTGAAGAGGCAGCGGGTCACACGGGCGGTAACAGCGGGAAGGGGGGAGATATTCTTTATCGTTGGGGAAATCCTGAGGCCTATGATGCAGGCACACCTGCGGACCGCAAGTTTTTCAACCAACATCATCCTCACTGGATTGAAGCCGGCCTCCCCGGCGCCGG
This DNA window, taken from candidate division KSB1 bacterium, encodes the following:
- a CDS encoding aryl-sulfate sulfotransferase, which produces MEKQFLMGFFILMSFSFVSGQEQTMGLFLNDSKSFNGYTLFSALTFTRTYLLNNDGLLVNSWESDYVPGNSVYLLENGDLLRAADQGGNTTFIAGGDAGRVEKFDWEGNLIWEFEYSDSLVRAHHDIEPLPNGNVLILAWEFKSRTEATSAGRDSTFDGVMWPEHIIEVEPQGPTGAVIVWEWHIWNHLIQDFDSTQENFGVVADHPELIDINFANNGTPDWLHANAVDYNPELDQIMIGIPRLHELWVIDHSTTTEEAAGHTGGNSGKGGDILYRWGNPEAYDAGTPADRKFFNQHHPHWIEAGLPGAGNILVFNNGRGRPEGDFSTIDEIVPPVDSNGNYSLTPGMAFGPEDPVWRYTAPNPTDFFASFLSGAQRLENGNTLMCDGAHGIILEVDSMQDSVWLYINPVTGEGPLTQGDPIPVVNGRNRNLVFRATRYGPDYPGLVNRDLTPGDPIEIDPTVGLGAPVSEIPTEFLLSQSYPNPFNPSTQIVFSLPFDADVRLTVFDVLGRQIEVVASGRFT